The genomic window AGGTGGACCGAAATGTACGATATAGTTATAAAGAATGGTTTGGTCATAGACCCATCGCAGGGAATTAAAGAGGTTATGGATGTAGCCATATTTAATGGTAAGATCGCTGATCTACGCAGGGGCATAAACGCCACTGGCGCAAGATACGTCATCGACGCATCCGGATTAATAGTTGCCTCTGGGCTGATAGACCTACATGTACACTGCTGCTATGGGATTGCCCACATCGCTGTTAACCCTGATCTAGCGTGCTTAGCGAAGGGCAGCACAACGGTCGTAGACGCTGGGTCTACGGGTGAATTAAACTTTGTGGGCTTTAAGAAGTATGTTATAAAAAACGCTGAAACCAGAATTTACGCTTTAATAAACATTGAGTCTCAAGGGATGATCGAGTTCTCCAGACCGAACCAGAAGTGGCCGAGCCTAATTACGGGCCGCGACGAGATGTTTATAAATATTGATGGGACTGTGGAGGAGATTAAACGAAACCGCGACGTCATTATAGGCATAAAATGGGCTCACCATGGAATTAAAGGTGTTGAGTTGGCTAGAGAGGCGGCGGATAAGGCTCAATGTCTCCTAATGGCTGAGAACCACCTTCAACCTGAAACCCTAAAATACATGAAGAAGGGCGACGTGATAACGCACCTCTACCATGGATTAAAAATGGAGCAACATGATGGATTGCTTGACGCCGATGGAAATGTTCAATCGGAATTCTTCGACGCTGTAAAACGTGGCGTGGTTTTAGATGTTGGTCACGGCGCAGCCAGCTTCAAGTGGTCGGTTGCCAGAAAAGGAATCGAGCAGGGAATAAAACCCGACACGATAAGTACAGACCTACATACAGGAAGCTATAATGGTCCAGCCTACGATATGCCCACAGTTATGTCAAAGTTCCTTCACTTGGGCTTATCGCTTGAGGAGGTTATAAACGCTGCTACCGCTAAGCCCGCTGAGGTTATTGGCAAGAAGGATGTTCTCGGCACCCTAAAGATTGGCGCGTGCGGAGACATCACGATTCTAAAGCTGGAGGAGGGTAGATTCCCGCTTGAAGATACTGCCGGAGAATGGGAGATCTGCAAACAAAGGTTGAGGGCAGTAAAAGTTATCAGAGATGGAGAAATAGTCTTCTAAAAGTTAAAGAGCCCCCGCCAGCCACTGGCGGTAAAATGACAACAACATCCCCATCCTTTAATCTTGTTTTAGTGCCTTCAAGCAAATTGATATTTACCCCGTTCAAAAGCATCACGAGGCCGAAATCAGTTACCCCCTGCTGGCTAGACAAATACTTTATTTTCTCCTTAAACCCGCTTATTTCGCTGGAGATCTTTGAGATCAAATCGCTTATGCTGGCTCCCTCATTTAACTCAACCGTCAGCTCATCACCTAACATGGGCGTTAATTCGCCAAAGGCCCTAACTTTTACCCTCATCTCTGGCTCCCGATTAGATTGGCTTAATCCTTCTCAGACAAAACAAAAATGAAAGTAAGGGGGTTTAAAGGTTTTAGACTACTGTTTCCTCACTTTATCTAAGGCTTTATCGACGTCTTCAAGCCCGAGCTCCCTAAGAACCGATGATTTCGGTATGCCCCTCTCATCCCAGCCAATAGCCTCATAGTACTGTTTCCTCATATCTTCAAATGTTTTCCTATCAGTGGTCTTGCCTTTATATGGCCCTGAGGGAAGCGGCTCATAGAATCTCGGCGGATTATCATCATGTATCTCTGGCCTCCAGAATATGTCTGGCCCACCTAGGAGGAGAACCGCCCTCTGTATATGCATTATTCTTCTTCCAAGCACGCGGCACCAGTCGGCGTCGGTTAGATCCCATCCCGTAACCGCTTTATAGAAGTCCCATATTAATGGGCTTCCGCACATGCTGCATACAACCGCTGAATCGAAGAAAACGATCCTCGCATCGTTGTAGGCGTCGTAAACCCCTGAAGTATGATCGCCGCATTGCGGTGAACATGCGTAGGCGATTGGATTGAAATCTAGCCCACTCCTAGTCCCATGTGCTCCAACCTCAACACCCTTAACGTGCACAGCGTATTTTGTGACGTCTACGCCCTTCATCTCACTTATCTTTAAAGCCGCCCTATAGGTTCCCTCGGCAAGTATGTCTCCTATACCCTCACGCTTAACTATCATTCTAGCAAGCCTCTCAAAGGCTTCTACGTCCCCCCAGTTTAATTCGAAGCCTAAATCCTCTTTAGTCAATATTCCCCTCTGATAAAGCTCTGCTGCGAAAGCAAGCGTGTTGCCGCCGTTTATTCCGGAGAAACCTAAGTAATCTATGAGGGCCGACAAATATATGCATTTATCTGGGTCAAATATTCCGAGGTTAGGTCCAAGGTAAGCCTGCATCTCGTAGTCCGGGTCATCGGTGATAGCTCCCTTATATGGCCCTGTCTTAACAACTGCCACCTTCATGCAGGCAACCGGGCAGTTGAAGTCGCTCCAGTATCTTTTAACCCAGTACCTGAAGTCGAATTTAGGTCCACCAAACCTTTTCTCGTCATGCCACTCCTCCTGCCAATTCCTAACCGGCTCAGAGCTCTGCCTAGCGCCAACCTCATATCCACCGTAACCAGTCCCCCAGCGCCTCAAGCGGTCTCTTTCAAGGAGCTGCCTCTCAACTTCCCGTAGAAGGATCTTCACTGTTTCCGGGCTAGTAACGCTGGGTAATGGTTTCCTCCCCTTCACGACAATAGCCTTAAGATTCTTTGAACCCATAACCGCTCCATATCCGCCGTAGCCAGCGGCATGGCTTATCTTCTGCATCACCGCAGCCGTTCTAACTCTGCTCTCACCCGCTGGACCACAATATATCATCGCAGGCTCCTTAATCTTCTCGGCGCCCCGCCCCGCCCTCTTGAGTAGTTCAAGCCCCTCCTTAGTTAGAGTTCTTATAGTTTCCGGAGCCTCTTTACCCCAAACATGCTCCGCGCTCCTGATCTCAGCGTTATCGTCCGTTATAAATAGGTAGACAGGCTTCTCGGCTTTACCAGTAGCTATTATGCCGTCGTAGCCAGCGCATTTAAGTTCGTTTCCAAACTCCCCGCTTAGAGTCGACCCGATGATCCCGTTTGATTGGGGCGATTTGCCCGATACGCATACGCGGGAACCCGGATAAATGCCGGTTAAAGGCCCCGTTAGAACCAGAAATATGTTTTCGGGTCCAAGCGGATCGATCTCCTCCCATCTGCTGCCAAGCCTATCCCAGAGAATCTTTGTAGCTAATCCTCTTCCGCCAACAAAGTTTCTGAGAATGTCGTCGCTGAAGGTTACGTCTTTTATTCCTCCTGAGGAGAGGTCTACTTCCAGAAACTTACCAGCATAACCCCTAACCATTTAGATCCACTCCTCCCCCTTTTCACCATAAAGGTTCATCGCAACATCTTTAGTGATCTCTTCAGGCGGTTGGGCGAAGAGTTTTCTATTGTAGCTTCCCCATCCAGTTTTATCTTCTCTAACAGCCCAGAGCGCATTAAACTTAGCTTCTTGGCAGACCTTGACGCATTGCGGGTCTCCGCCACATAAGTCACATATAACCGCTTTTCCATCACCGGGGTGAAAGAACGGGATATTTCCAGGGCACTCACGTATACATACGCCGCATCCAGTACACTTTTCTCTATCAACTATAACCGCACCGGTTCTTTCATCGACCGAGAGAGCTTTCACCGGGCACGCTGAGACACACGGGTAATCATGGCATTGAGAACAGAAGTGCGGGATTTCAATGCCTGGCACCAGCATAAAGACCCTTATTCTTGAGGCTTCAGGCCATATCCACCCCTCATGGAACAGTGAGCAGGCGATTTCGCATCTTCTGCATCCCGTGCACTTTAAGTAATCTCTGGCGATCCAGAGAATAGTCTCTCTTCTCCCAGACATAAACATCACCAACAAGTATTAAAAATAGTTTGCCATGTCTTAAAAAAGTTACCCAATGATAGCATCTAGAGTCTTGTTGACAGAGGATCTTGCCAAAAAATATTAGAGGTGTTCCGCCATTAAATATTTAATGGCGCCGCATCATGTTTAAGGGGTGTTAAAGGTGTATAAACCCAAAGTTTATATCACTAGGGAGCTTCCTGAAAGGGGACTTAAAAAAATTTTGGAACGATTTGACGCCGAAGTTTGGCCAGAGTATGGTCCGCCACCAAAGCAGATTATAGTTGAAAAGGTTAGGGATGTTGACGCGCTGGTAACTCTTCTTTCAGACAAGATTGACGCCGAGGTCTTTAATGCCGCGTCTAAGTTGAAGATAATTGCCCAGATGGCTGTTGGCTTCGACAACATAGATGTTGAGGAGGCCACTAGGAGAGGAATATACGTGACTAATACGCCGGGCGTTTTAACTGAAACAACGGCTGATTTTGCATGGGCTCTTTTAATGGCTATCGCTAGACGTGTTGTTGAAGCAGACAGATACGTGCGTGAAGGCGAATGGAAGGTGGGCTGGCATCCAAGCATGCTTCTCGGAAGGGATATTTATGGGGCTACATTGGGGTTAATTGGCGCTGGGAGAATAGGTTCGGCTGTTGCTAGAAGGGCTAAATGCTTCAATATGAAAATCCTATACTATGATGTTGTGCGGAACCCGCAAATAGAGAAAGAAGCAGGCGCGGTTTTTGTTCCCTTAGACACCTTGCTAAGGGAATCGGACTTCATAAGCATACATGTTCCATTGACAAAGGAAACTTACCATCTAATAGACGCCGAAAAGCTCAAGCTTGTTAAAAAAACAGCGTACTTGATAAATACTTCAAGGGGCCCTGTGGTCAATGAAAAAGCTTTGTACGAGGCGCTGAAGGAGGGGAGGCTTGCCGGGGCAGCATTAGACGTATTTGAGCAGGAGCCGTTACCTGCGGATAGCCCATTGCTTAAGCTCAACAACGTTATTCTGACACCGCATATTGCTAGCGCCAGCTATGAGACGCGTTCAAGGATGGCTGAGATGGTTGCGGAAAACCTGATAGCGTTCTTTGATGGGAAAGTTCCCCCGAACCTTGTAAACCCAGACGTGGTGAAGGTTAAGCCTCCCCCGGCCTAGTTCGGGTGGCATGAAATATGGGTGAAATCGGCTTAGATAAATCACTTATGAGGAAAGCCGAGAGTCTGCTCATTGAATTTAAGGGCGACGACTATGCATTTGGCGCGGAAGCCTTAAAAAGCTTTGATAGATACGTTGACAGGATTGGGAGAAAAACCGCGATCATAACTAGTGGAACCGGCATACGAGCTGGGATCGTTGATTTTGTGAGATCCTCCCTCAAAAGAAGGGGCTATGAGGTTTTAGGGGTCTTAGAGGGGGCTCGTCAAAACACGCCTAAAGAAGATGTTTATAGGCTTGCATATCAGCTAGTGAAAATGGGCTGTAACGGTGTTGTCGCTGTTGGCGGCGGTAGCGTAATTGATGGCGCTAAGGCGGCGTTAGTCTTAGCGCTGTATGGAGGGGTGATAGAGGATTATTTTGGAACAGGGTTGGTTTCAGCTAAATCGGGTGGAGAACGGGTTCCGCTGATAGCTATACAAACCGCCAGCAGCTCAGCCTCCCATTTAACTAAATACTCAAACGTAACCGACATGATGACTTTTCAGAAGAAGCTCATAATTGACGGGGCGATTGTGCCTAGAGCCTCAATATTCCAGTATGATGTCACGAGGAGCATGACGCCCGATTTAACTAAGGATGGGGCGCTTGACGGGATATCCCACTGCTGGGAGGTTTGGATGGGCGCTACTGGAAAAGCGAACTATGAGAAGATAAGTGAGGTAGCGTATGCTGGAATAAAGCTTATAGTGGAGGCTCTGCCAAGGGCCCTTAAAAACGATGAGGATCTTGAAGCTAGGTATGCTCTGGGGCTTGGAACAGATTTAGGCGGATACTCAATAATGCTTGGAGGAACTAATGGACCTCATCTCGGAAGCTTCTCGCTTGTCGATGTTCTTCCGCATGGAAGGGCATGCGCTGTTTTAAACCCGTATTACACGGTTCTATTCTCATACGCAATACAGGATCAATTAAAAAGGGTTGCCCGTATCTACGTTGACAACGGTTACCTAGATGAGAAAAAAATGAGTTTTGAGGGGAGAAGGCTCGCTGAAGCTGTCGCGGAGGGTATGATAAACTTCTTTAAGAGGATAGGCTTCCCAACCACGTTGAAGGAGGCTGGTGCAACCGAGAAACATATTGAAAAGATGGTGAGCGCTGCGAAGGATCCTCAGCTTAAGAGCAAGCTGGAGAACATGCCGATACCGATAAGGGCTGAAGCCGGGGATGTCGATAGGCTTATAAAGCCGACCCTAGAAGCCGCCTACACTGGAGACTTCAGCCTGATTCCTTCGCCGAAACCTTAGTCTAGCAGCCATCCTATTATCTCGCCAGGTTTCCGAGAACATCAAACTGCATTTCCTCCGGTTCCCCTAATATTTCTAGGCGCTCCGAGAGCTCCTTATCCTGCTTCACGACTTCACACAGGCTTTCCGATATCCACATGTATTCTAGCTCAAGCGTGTTTTTTATCCTGACAATCTTCGCTTTCTGCGGTTCTATTGGCCCGCAGCATCTTATAGCCATAAGTATAGCATCGCGGTCATTTGGCAGGAATGGCGGGATCTTCGCTGTCTCCGGCCACGTCGAAGTAAAACAGTTCACAAATGTTTCCTCGAAGTCTATCTTGGAGACCAGCCTTTTGGTTGTAATGTCCGCTAACCCTATCCCAACAGCGTTTCCACCAGACTCCTTGGTTAAGTCTAGAACAACTATTCTCTTGATCTTCGGCGTGCGGGGCTCATATTCCTTAGGCGAAGCCCAAAACCTGCCGATAACGTTGGTATCCATTCCGGTGCCGCTTATATTCTTCCCCATCTCATCAACTATCAAAACATCTATTTCCTTAAAGGGTATCCTAACCATCAAATCTTTCGCTATTTCTAGAAGTTTAGCCTCCTCTTCCTCGATCTCCTCAGGTTTTAAGGCTTTTATAACCGCTATCTCATGGCGCGCATTCTCAACTACCGCGACACCTAAGATTATTGGTGTTTCCCTCATGATTATCCTAGCTGCCTCCGGAATAAGCTTATGGTAACCCTCAAGCTGATACCTATGTATTATTTCAGCGCCCTTCTGCTTCCCCAAACCTACTGCCATCATCTTCATTAAGCCGCTCTCTATCCTGCCCTTAAAATCAGTGTGAGGCTTAACCCTATTAACAACGATTATCCCATCAGATTTTGCAGCGGCCCTGTCAACATACACCGGAGCACCATTACTTAGGCGCCCCACCTCCTCAACCTCCATGGTAGCCCATATCGGCGCGCCAACGGATTCCTGAGTTATCCCGAGACTTCTAAGGACGGCTATTTGGCCTTCAGGTGTTGCTCCACCGTGGCTTCCCATAGATGGCACAATAAATGGCTCGCCGCCAGCATCCCTGACCTCATCAACAATTGCTGCAACTATCTCTACTATATGCGCTATTCCACGGCTACCAACCGCAATAGCTATCTTTGCTCCGGGTTTAACCTTCTCCCTTAAGCCAGCCTTATTCAGCTCCTCCCTAAGGGCAGAAATATAATCATCTATCTTCGGAGCGTAGATTTTCTGCCGCACCCTAACCATCTTTGGAATAGATTCACCAGAACACCACATGAAGAATAAAGTTGCTTTTCCTCATAATAAATGCTTTTATCCCAGCGTTAGAGGCGTTTATCCGCAGTTGGCTGGTGGAAAATGAGGAGAACTCAGGGTGACCGGGCTTCCGCCACATCCTTCTTTCTAGGTTTCTTGAGGAGCCATGGGCTGACGAGAACCGCGGCTATTAAGGCCCCGGTTCCCAGCCCAATTGTTAATGGAGCGTAGTTGTTGTTTAGTGCCGCTGAAAAGTATGCTGTAACGTATCCAGATATTAATCCTCCCCAGCTCTTAGCGGTGTAGGTGATCCCATAATTGGTTGTTGAGTATCTTGGGCCGTAGAAGTCTCCGATGAGGGCTGGGTTAAACGCGAAGACCGAGCCTGCGAACAGCATCGTAAGCACAACAAAAGATGCAAACCCTATTGGATTAGAAGCTGTGAAGCTTAACGCTATCATCATGGCTCCTGCTAGGGTGTAGAAGAGCGTGGCTGTGATCTGCCTGCCTACATGGTCTGATATTAATCCGCCC from Candidatus Bathyarchaeia archaeon includes these protein-coding regions:
- a CDS encoding amidohydrolase/deacetylase family metallohydrolase; translated protein: MYDIVIKNGLVIDPSQGIKEVMDVAIFNGKIADLRRGINATGARYVIDASGLIVASGLIDLHVHCCYGIAHIAVNPDLACLAKGSTTVVDAGSTGELNFVGFKKYVIKNAETRIYALINIESQGMIEFSRPNQKWPSLITGRDEMFINIDGTVEEIKRNRDVIIGIKWAHHGIKGVELAREAADKAQCLLMAENHLQPETLKYMKKGDVITHLYHGLKMEQHDGLLDADGNVQSEFFDAVKRGVVLDVGHGAASFKWSVARKGIEQGIKPDTISTDLHTGSYNGPAYDMPTVMSKFLHLGLSLEEVINAATAKPAEVIGKKDVLGTLKIGACGDITILKLEEGRFPLEDTAGEWEICKQRLRAVKVIRDGEIVF
- a CDS encoding MoaD/ThiS family protein, producing the protein MRVKVRAFGELTPMLGDELTVELNEGASISDLISKISSEISGFKEKIKYLSSQQGVTDFGLVMLLNGVNINLLEGTKTRLKDGDVVVILPPVAGGGSLTFRRLFLHL
- a CDS encoding aldehyde ferredoxin oxidoreductase C-terminal domain-containing protein, encoding MVRGYAGKFLEVDLSSGGIKDVTFSDDILRNFVGGRGLATKILWDRLGSRWEEIDPLGPENIFLVLTGPLTGIYPGSRVCVSGKSPQSNGIIGSTLSGEFGNELKCAGYDGIIATGKAEKPVYLFITDDNAEIRSAEHVWGKEAPETIRTLTKEGLELLKRAGRGAEKIKEPAMIYCGPAGESRVRTAAVMQKISHAAGYGGYGAVMGSKNLKAIVVKGRKPLPSVTSPETVKILLREVERQLLERDRLRRWGTGYGGYEVGARQSSEPVRNWQEEWHDEKRFGGPKFDFRYWVKRYWSDFNCPVACMKVAVVKTGPYKGAITDDPDYEMQAYLGPNLGIFDPDKCIYLSALIDYLGFSGINGGNTLAFAAELYQRGILTKEDLGFELNWGDVEAFERLARMIVKREGIGDILAEGTYRAALKISEMKGVDVTKYAVHVKGVEVGAHGTRSGLDFNPIAYACSPQCGDHTSGVYDAYNDARIVFFDSAVVCSMCGSPLIWDFYKAVTGWDLTDADWCRVLGRRIMHIQRAVLLLGGPDIFWRPEIHDDNPPRFYEPLPSGPYKGKTTDRKTFEDMRKQYYEAIGWDERGIPKSSVLRELGLEDVDKALDKVRKQ
- a CDS encoding 4Fe-4S dicluster domain-containing protein, with the protein product MSGRRETILWIARDYLKCTGCRRCEIACSLFHEGWIWPEASRIRVFMLVPGIEIPHFCSQCHDYPCVSACPVKALSVDERTGAVIVDREKCTGCGVCIRECPGNIPFFHPGDGKAVICDLCGGDPQCVKVCQEAKFNALWAVREDKTGWGSYNRKLFAQPPEEITKDVAMNLYGEKGEEWI
- the gyaR gene encoding glyoxylate reductase; this translates as MYKPKVYITRELPERGLKKILERFDAEVWPEYGPPPKQIIVEKVRDVDALVTLLSDKIDAEVFNAASKLKIIAQMAVGFDNIDVEEATRRGIYVTNTPGVLTETTADFAWALLMAIARRVVEADRYVREGEWKVGWHPSMLLGRDIYGATLGLIGAGRIGSAVARRAKCFNMKILYYDVVRNPQIEKEAGAVFVPLDTLLRESDFISIHVPLTKETYHLIDAEKLKLVKKTAYLINTSRGPVVNEKALYEALKEGRLAGAALDVFEQEPLPADSPLLKLNNVILTPHIASASYETRSRMAEMVAENLIAFFDGKVPPNLVNPDVVKVKPPPA
- a CDS encoding iron-containing alcohol dehydrogenase, encoding MGEIGLDKSLMRKAESLLIEFKGDDYAFGAEALKSFDRYVDRIGRKTAIITSGTGIRAGIVDFVRSSLKRRGYEVLGVLEGARQNTPKEDVYRLAYQLVKMGCNGVVAVGGGSVIDGAKAALVLALYGGVIEDYFGTGLVSAKSGGERVPLIAIQTASSSASHLTKYSNVTDMMTFQKKLIIDGAIVPRASIFQYDVTRSMTPDLTKDGALDGISHCWEVWMGATGKANYEKISEVAYAGIKLIVEALPRALKNDEDLEARYALGLGTDLGGYSIMLGGTNGPHLGSFSLVDVLPHGRACAVLNPYYTVLFSYAIQDQLKRVARIYVDNGYLDEKKMSFEGRRLAEAVAEGMINFFKRIGFPTTLKEAGATEKHIEKMVSAAKDPQLKSKLENMPIPIRAEAGDVDRLIKPTLEAAYTGDFSLIPSPKP
- a CDS encoding lactate racemase domain-containing protein, coding for MVRVRQKIYAPKIDDYISALREELNKAGLREKVKPGAKIAIAVGSRGIAHIVEIVAAIVDEVRDAGGEPFIVPSMGSHGGATPEGQIAVLRSLGITQESVGAPIWATMEVEEVGRLSNGAPVYVDRAAAKSDGIIVVNRVKPHTDFKGRIESGLMKMMAVGLGKQKGAEIIHRYQLEGYHKLIPEAARIIMRETPIILGVAVVENARHEIAVIKALKPEEIEEEEAKLLEIAKDLMVRIPFKEIDVLIVDEMGKNISGTGMDTNVIGRFWASPKEYEPRTPKIKRIVVLDLTKESGGNAVGIGLADITTKRLVSKIDFEETFVNCFTSTWPETAKIPPFLPNDRDAILMAIRCCGPIEPQKAKIVRIKNTLELEYMWISESLCEVVKQDKELSERLEILGEPEEMQFDVLGNLAR